The genomic segment AAATCCTCTTTCTTACGAGATGATGATGAAATTTGCGTAATTACAGGCAGTGGTGGCTAGTCTTGCAAGCAACAATGTGATGATCATCCTGGATAACCATATAAGCAAACCAGGCTGGTGCTGTAGCAACTTTGACGGCAATGGCTTCTTTGGAGATCGGTACTTCAACCCTGACCTGTGGATCAAAGGCCTGACTGAGGTTGCCGCCATGTTCTGTGGAATCAACAACGTGGTTGGCATCAGCTTAAGAAATGAACTCCGAGGACCCAAACAAAATGTAAACGATTGGTACAGGTACAAAACGTAACATAACATCATGGTCAATACTAATAATTAGGCACTAGAAATTAATCAGTTGACAAAACCTCTAATAACTCGCGCTAATTAagttttaataaaaataacttaatTTTTTTCGTTATTTGCATGCTCATAGGATGTGCTTTTCCCACTAATAGTTACAATTCCAACTCAAAAGccattgattgcaattgaattAACATAATTTCTTGTAGCGGAACAATAAAATTACAATAGCAACAATAATCCATCTCTTATactattccttttttttaaaaaataaaaatttaatttcatgGAATTAATTGAGGTTGATCTCATATGAAAGGTCTCATGATCCACCAACAAATGCTTGTGAAATGGAACAGGTACATGCAGAAAGGAGCAGAAGCAGTGCACGCAGCAAACCCAGATGTTCTGATAATTCTTTCTGGTCTGAACTACGATAAAGATttctctttcctcctccaaaagcCGGTCAACTTAACGTTCTCCGGCAAGCTGGTGTACGAGGTGCACTGGTATGGTTTCTCAGATGGAAAGGCTTGGGAAACGGGCAACCCGAACCAAGTTTGTGGACGATTGGTGAACGACATGATGCGGAAATCGGGTTTCTTGTTGGATCAAGGGTACCCGCTGTTCGTGAGCGAATTTGGTGTGGATCTAAGGGGAACTAATGTGAATGATAACAGGTTCTTGAATTGCTTCTTGGGCTGGGCCGCTGAACTGGACTTGGACTGGGCGCTTTGGACACTCGTTGGAAGCTATTACTTGCGAGAAGGGGTGGCTGGAAAGGATGAGAGTTATGGGATTTACAATTGGAATTGGTGCGAGACCAGGAATTCAAGCTTCATTCAAAGGATTTCTGCCCTTCAATCCCCTTTCCGAGGTATTCCTATCTCTCTTCGTATCTCGAAACTTCGAAACGAATGATCTGGAAAATAAAGGGTTTTTTATGCAATGCAGGACCGGGTGTCTCGGAAAGCCGTCCACACAAAATAATATTCCATCCGGCAACGGGGCTTTGTGTGCAAAGAAAATCATTGTTAAAACCATTGGAACTAGGACCCTGCTCTGAGGCGGAGGCATGGGGCTATAGCCCTCAGAAAACACTAACTATAAAAGGAACGTACTATTGCCTGCAGGCAGATGCACTCGGGCAGCCAGCAAAACTTGGTATAATTTGCACTGATAAAAGTTCAAAATGGGAAGCCATCTCAGACTCCAAGATGCACTTATCTTCCAAGCTTTGCGATGGAAGTGAAGTTTGCTTGGACGTAGACTCCAACAACGTTGTTGTCACGAACAACTGCAAGTGTTTGAGTAGAGACAGTTCCTGTGACCCTGGGAGCCAGTGGTTCAAACTGGTTGACAGTAGCAGGCATGGAACCAGCTCCACAAAATCCTTTTCCCAGATGGATGACTCAATCCTCTTTAATCTTGCAAAGACGCTGGCTGAAAGCTTGAGAAGTTGGTAATGTGGACGACAAAAAGGGAGGGGGACCGGCCTTTTGAGCCTCTGCTTATGCCATTGCAAATTTACACAAAATTGTGAACAAACTTACATGAACACTATAACGTAATGCAAATATACATGCTTCCATGTACAAAGCACGCCAATTTCCGCTTGATTGGATTTCTAATTTTCTGTTCTGAATTTTCCCATCATTGATCACAAGAAAGGCAAATTGTGTAATAGGTCATCTGATGAATCGCCAGAAgctagataaaaataaaaataaaaataaaaagataaagcGAGATGGTGGTAGAGAGTGAATGCTATTAGTTGGGGAAAGAGCTAGGATTGGCAGATTGATGTTTTTGTGAGGCTCCTAAACAAGAAGCATCATATGCCGAACTATTTTTAGCATTCAAGTTTTTTGAAaactgattctttttttttttttaccttaatagtttttgtggaaaaataatttttccacAGTATCAGCCGAAAAAACCACCTCCcattgtttattattttttttggataaataaaaaattttaaatctaaAATCTCTCACTTAAACTTCCTATTCGTTCCTACGAGTGGTTGAGAGTCGAGACTTGTGGGTGGGGGTTCAGTCCAGGCGCTGTTGCACGCACTGGACCGTGAGATGGTTTTGTTGAAGTTGAACAATGACGACTTGGTTTGCGATGAGGGCCCAAAATGGTCACCCAGATTTGATGGACGGTCCACAGGTTGGTTTAGGGTAGATGGCTATAGCGGTCGTAGATTGCGCGATTTAGTTAGGCTTAAATAGCAAAGAGTAACAGGCGCATAGTGACACTACAGGTGCGAGGGCTAAAATGGCAGTTGACAAGAAGCAAGTTAAGCACTGAGCAGTAAGAGAACATAACGATGTAAAAAGGTAGCCTGGAAGGTTAGGAGTACTACTAAGATGTGTTCGTTGACGACAAGGCAGAAAATATGGAGCCCGTCCAGCTCTCAGGaatgataaaatatttttttgtggTGTGGGtgttggaggaggaggaggaggaagagggggaGGGAGGGTGAGAGAACATTATGTAAGAAGGCATTAGAAGAGTAGTACTTTAGTCCCAAAAAATTTCATGTTAATACGCAATATGAAAAGCAGTCGACTTTTCTAttaagaaaatgcagcaaatcCTTTTAAAGAAATTCCAATTCAAGCTTAAAATTCAGCTATCAGACAAATCCGAAAAGGCCTACTCCTCCATTTCATCTCCTCCTTCAATAATGTGTACGGAGTCTCTTAATGGCGTGATCTTTGTCAGCAGAACTTCTGCAAGTGGAATGAATACACGAATAAACAAGGGGACACTCCAAAATGAAGCAAAAGCATTCAGAATAAAACATACTTGTGGTTCTAGCCATctccaaataagaaaattctaTGCAACTACTTACCAGTCTTCTTCGAGAAGGAGTAACCCTTCTCACTGATATAGGTCCGAGGATTAGGCTGAAGATGGTTTCTCAGGTACTCCTTGTGGCCCTGCAAAGTTTCCACCAGACACCAGAGTTATCAAGCCATTCAATAGCTTACAATTCATTTCTTAATATTGGTTTGATAAATGACAAAAAGATTAAATATGCACCTTTGTCAAAACACAGATATCAACATTGCTACCACTCCCCAAGTCGTTGAAAATGCCAGAGCTGATGGCTTCTGCAACTAGTTGAACCCCTTCATCTCTCTATAATACACCAATATTAACCAATTCCTAGTCTCCAAGCAATTAACAAATTCAATGCTCAAACAAAACAGCATACAAACTTACAGTTAGACCTTCACGGTATTTAGACTCGAAGACAGCCATGGCAGCAAGGGAACCAGAACCCATGGTTGCAAAGGGAAGTGTGTCCGTTGATCCATGTGGATAAATCTGTGGcacaatataaatataataactGTTACATTCAAATATAGCGGCggaatttgaattgaatttaaCAAGCCAAATTAACACACCGTGTGGAGGTGTGGGCCTGTAAAATCTACCCCGCCAAGGACTAATGCCGCTGACACATAACCTTGGTAGCTGCAATATCACAAGAAAAATTAAATCTGCTTAGAAAGAGAAATTACAAATCATGCTTATAGCAGCTACCATAAAATGAAACTCACCTAAAAAGATGAGACTTCAAAAGTGTAAGAGCTGTGACAACCCTGGACTCGCGACCAGTATGATGGCGGTGTAGTGTTAGCTGTGAACTCACCATGTCTAGACAACAAAAGCAGAAATTTAAATATCAGAAATAAATAGATTTTCAGAATTTTATAGCAACACAGATAAGCAGAAGTAAACACTGACATTAAGTCATGAAAAGATAATGCCAGCCTAtcccaaaaagagaaaaaaagaaaagggggggAAGGGTGGGGGAGGGTTGGGGGAAGGGTGGAGACCAGATGATCTTACAATATAAGTTAGCCACAACAGATTCTCTAACATCCTAAAAGTTGGCTGCCACAGAATTGAAGACAAACCTATTTCTACCTCATCAATATCATAATGACTGCTTTGTCCACTTTTTTGCAGAAGAATGATCTTAAATTACCTGTCACTGCCTCTGTATCAGCAGCAGTACCAGCTCCACAACAGTAAATATTAGGGGCAATATAATGGATTTTCTCACAGTTCTTATCAGCAACAATGGGTCCCTCTGTTGCTCTAGTATCTGCCCCAAGAATAACACCATCCTGAAGAAACAAAATAACAGTTAaaagtaccagaaagtaaagcATTTCTTGCGTAATCCAGCAATTTTTAATGGAACAGGAAGCATCTATCAATAGTCATGAAAGACAACAACTAAACCAACTACGAGCACAAAGCTATCAACATTTAAAAGGCTCAAACTGCACTTATCTCTACATCTCATCATGAAACATTTTTCTCCCATAGGTTCTCCGGTTTCTCACACCAAACAATGAGATTTCATGACCAAGAAGATGTCGCAAAATAGTCCCAAAATATTAGTGCAAATAAGCATAGCACATCGACCAATGCCTTTTGCCTAAGTTATCTGTATCTAACTGTTTCTCAATGATACAAGATTctagattccaaataaaaggtaGAAAGAAGAACAGCAAGTTATTGAACTGGCTCATCTACCAAAAGTACCAAAAATCAGTCTTTTGACACTTAAGAAGTCTGGTTCACCGTATTAAACACCACTTAGGTATAGACCAACACCaagcaagaaattttttttttaaaaggtttGGAAGCAGGGGTGGGAGGGGAAAATTATAGGTCATTATGGCACACATGCACAACATATCCATCAATCCACTGACTAACATTATATTACATATAGCTATAGAAACAGTTTTCAGGCCGAACCCACTTAAAACATCAACTAGGCGATTCATCAAATTGGAAGGCAGTGACCAGACAGAAAATAGTGTCTAATGACTATAATCACAAAAGGCAGTTCTCTTAGCTATCTTCCTATTTCGAAACTCCTCTAAGCCAACATACAGTTGCCTTAATCTGCCAAGAAGTTGGAATCGATTAACAATATACTCTAGTATCAACATTTTTGAGCATTAAAACAACTTATAACAGACAATGCTTTATTATTTCGTTACTAATTCAAAAACCGAGTACATCCAGGCATTCATTTGTAAGTAGATACATAATCACATATAAAAACAAGGAGCTTTCTTcaatcatccacaatcaaacAATAACACTCATCCTATAGCCAAAACTAAAAAATTACAAGTGTTCGGTGATAGGTGTTCATATGAAACCCACGAAAATCTAattagcccaaaaaaaaaaaactataaagAACATAGAAAGAtgaattcattaaaaaaaattgcacagAAACCTGAAAAACTAAGCCCACAATTGTTGTTCCAGTCTTGAGAAAAGAAGGGGCATTTAGACCCTTTTTCACCAGCATCTCATTCCTTCTGCACAAATCGAAGCTGAACCCGCCTTTTGGAGGGACCTCAATTGCTGCCTTCGACATCTTTGACTGCTAAGCTTCAAATTAACCTAATTCAAGTATAAAAATAGAGGAAGTTTACCAGACCCGAAGTTTAATCCCGTGAACCAAGCTGATTTACTATCATAAAACGTCAATTTAGGGTTTATATTATGGTAATATGTATTTTGATATCATCCTACACACATATACTTATTTAACGTAACTGAGTTCTATACTTACCAGAATTGAAACTGAAAATTCCGGCTATGACAGAAAGATCTATGGAGATCTCTAAACGAATGattttagagagagagagagagagcaacagaCCAGTGTGTTTGGAAGGAGTTAATAAGTATATTTTTTCTTCGGGAAAGCTTGGGgaataagaaaaggaaaagatgacGGGCCTTTTCATAATTATGTTAATTGTTGGGGCCTAGAGAAAGGTAAAATAGTTCAGAGGGGAATTGTATAGAAAAGTCTAGTCTTGGGTGGCACAGAAGAAAAAAGTACAAATGAAAGCTTTGATTAAAGGCCTCTcacttatattttaaaaaaaaaaaaaaaaaatctttcatgAGGAGGAGAAGGGGACAAAAATGAGAGAGTATCCCaatttgcaaataaaaaaatgaGAGACTATCCCAATTCCTAAATATAAGCTCAAATAGTATGCCAAACATCCTGTTTGGATAGAGCTTtgtttgcaaaattttttttgattacgacgttcattttttttgatcttttcaatcatttctttATCTTAAATATATTACATTGCAAAAATACTACTATagagttttattaaaatattatcacaaataatctcctattcaAATACAAACACACAAGATCTTTGAAAAAATAGAGCTACGTGGTTCTTTTTccacttgggatcctcggtgacatgttttctatgccaacCCAATGCCACCAATAGTGTTGCGCCAagtgtcatgttattatttacacttgtgTTAAATCAAGTcaagttgaattattagaaaattaaagtgtaaataataacatgacactTGGTGCAACACTATTGGTGGCATTGAGTTGGCATaaaaaacatgtcaccgagcATCCCAAGTGTCTTTTTTCCGACTTCCCTCTCATGATCCCTTGACTTCGAGACAGGTATCTTTTAACTCTCCAAATCGTGAGTGGATGTcttacatcaaattctcaacTTCAAAAGAACTCGACCTCAAGTAAACATCCACCGAAACATTCCTGCAGGattcttggaaaattttcaaaacgtGCACTCAATTTGGTTAGCATTTTAATTCAATGCGTTAGGCAGGCATACTCCTTTAGTTTCTACGATGATTACATTGGTGTTGCTTAACGGATTCTTTAGAGATTGCCACCTTTTACCTTTTCCATTATTTTTCAACAGCTGCTGGTGCACCAAGTCTTCCACAGTCTGCCTCGAGTATGCAACGAAGTGACCAGAATGCAGCTCTGAAATTGCTGCTCTCCTTTGTTGCTTCCACATATCATCATCAGCATTGAAAATTCCTTCACCAAGCAAGTCAGAAGTCTTTCTCTGTAGTAGCTTCCTCTTGGGAAGTTCTTTTGATTTCAGCATGTATTCGATCTTAGAAGGATCAGCTGTTATGATACCTAACGGTCCTCTCCACATTCCTCTGAAGTGAAATGTGCAACCAGATTTGATCAAAGCTTCTGTAATCCAGTCATAGACGTCATTGGTACGGAGAATAAGAGATGGTACTATCCCCATTACCGGCCATAGCATGGGACCCTTGTTGGTGAGTCTCTCAGGCAGTGAAGTAATGAGAAATGGCCCAACAAGTGTCATGGCCATGTCAGAAAACCAAAAATATGCACGTAACTATTCCATTAAAGAAGAAAGCCTCCCACGAACATATCCATATAGTAGTAATCATCTTTCTGTGATCCTAAGAGTCCTACACTTCAGTTAAATAGGGTGAGCTTTATCACAGGCAAATCAAACTGGGATGCTTATTAGTTGCACTTTAGGAATCATTGTTAATCCCCAGAAGGGAAATGGAGTTTCTTTGAGATTCTATTTTCATTTAGTCTGCACATCTCAAGCAGGGGACCTGCATCGAATATTAGAGTAGTGTTTTGTCCGCCAATGCACAGTTATACACGAAGTTATTGCGTTCAAGATTGAAGCGAAGCGACGGAGCTTTGGAATTCATTGGGAGATGAGTTTGAATACTTGCAGAGTGGTTTTTTCAActgaaaatggaaaatattgGACCAATTCAATTCGAGGTAATCACACATGCAGATGCAGGTCATATTCCCCATGGCTCGTGACTTACAGTTCATTAGGAAGTAAGTGCACGAAATTACCACCGGCATTTTCTAGACAACAATCAAGATCCTTACGAGGCAACAACCACCAGCATTGTCAAAGCGATTGATGCAATCAAGCTTCCAGCTCTCTCAAAAGTCAAGGGTCATTGACTCATTGGATAATGATGAATAGGACGGGAATAAGTTGCTACAGCACTAAATACTTGTAACAAGAATTCGAAGGTTGGATGCCAGATTGCAATGACCTTGTTAGGTTTACCTACAAATTAGTAAATGGATTTTCTTTATTTAGTAAATAGATTTACTAATTCTAGTCTAGGAAACCGGAATTACTCGGAGATCAACTCTTAATAAGTGATTCTTTAATACATTGTCAAATTACAAACTATGTTTCTGCTATGCTCAGCTTGCTGAAATGATGTATGAACCAGTGAACCGATGCAACGgttctgattttcattttaaaactaGTTTCTTTGCTAAATCAAAGTTTTCTTCTCTATTTCGTTTttcgcttttcttttctttttttttttttgggttatttgTTACAGGGCACTAATTTTTcgaaggggaaaagaaaatatttgaaCGCAATTTTTTGGCCAAAACTCGCATCTTTACTTCTGAAAGTAAATCCCATTGCGCTTTTCATGTCAGTGAACCAGATTTTCGCTgctctttcaaattttaattacaTACTGATACAAGTAGTTGGAGCGTTAaccatgataaaaaaaaaaaaaaaaaccttctttGATTCTTTTTCTCCTCCAGAAGCTTTGCAGTACTTTTAAGGAACTTGGCCACATTAAGCATAGTCATCAACAGGGACATTTCCGTGCTTTTCATATGGTATgtgaatcttgaatttcttgccAATCGAGTTTAGCTTTACTCACCCGTCTCTTCACCGGTAGTTTATAAGCCGTTTCTGTCAATACTCTGTTATCTTTAGTGTTTTATCTTCTTCGACGCTAACGCTTAGAAGGTGGTGGACTCTGCATACTCAGCTTCTCTTTTgcttttccttactttttttCCCAATAAGTCGAAAAGTAGAAGGTGCGAAGGGCCAGAAGAATGAGAAGGAATATTTAAAGCTTTATTAGTGAAGATTTGCTAGCTTTAGTGTTTCAGTGCTTTACACTGACCTTGAAAAGCATTAAATTGATGCGCTTTTCTTGATCACCGACTTATTAGTGCAAAATTGTTTGTAGTGAAACATCTAATGGTAAACAATCTTTTCTTTATTGATACGGAAAAAAGGTACCTAAAGGGATGTCTCAGCAATGGTGCATCAAAAATTACCGTATGGCTATCAGTACGCAACCTAAGACTATTTTATGTATTTCTCACCTCTGTTGGAAAAGTTTCGATATTTCAATTTCTCAACTC from the Coffea arabica cultivar ET-39 chromosome 11e, Coffea Arabica ET-39 HiFi, whole genome shotgun sequence genome contains:
- the LOC113719091 gene encoding glycosyl hydrolase 5 family protein-like, translated to MKTMKGFSFWQHALSFTFLVFLFFPSLGIFSQKAVMGQPLYTNSRWIVNGSGQRVKLACVNWVTHLEVVVAEGLSKQPVDVISRSIVDMGFNCVRLTWPLFLFTNDTLASLSVRQSFQKLGLTESIAGFQANNPSIIDLSLINAYQAVVASLASNNVMIILDNHISKPGWCCSNFDGNGFFGDRYFNPDLWIKGLTEVAAMFCGINNVVGISLRNELRGPKQNVNDWYRYMQKGAEAVHAANPDVLIILSGLNYDKDFSFLLQKPVNLTFSGKLVYEVHWYGFSDGKAWETGNPNQVCGRLVNDMMRKSGFLLDQGYPLFVSEFGVDLRGTNVNDNRFLNCFLGWAAELDLDWALWTLVGSYYLREGVAGKDESYGIYNWNWCETRNSSFIQRISALQSPFRGPGVSESRPHKIIFHPATGLCVQRKSLLKPLELGPCSEAEAWGYSPQKTLTIKGTYYCLQADALGQPAKLGIICTDKSSKWEAISDSKMHLSSKLCDGSEVCLDVDSNNVVVTNNCKCLSRDSSCDPGSQWFKLVDSSRHGTSSTKSFSQMDDSILFNLAKTLAESLRSW
- the LOC113719092 gene encoding proteasome subunit beta type-7-B → MSKAAIEVPPKGGFSFDLCRRNEMLVKKGLNAPSFLKTGTTIVGLVFQDGVILGADTRATEGPIVADKNCEKIHYIAPNIYCCGAGTAADTEAVTDMVSSQLTLHRHHTGRESRVVTALTLLKSHLFSYQGYVSAALVLGGVDFTGPHLHTIYPHGSTDTLPFATMGSGSLAAMAVFESKYREGLTRDEGVQLVAEAISSGIFNDLGSGSNVDICVLTKGHKEYLRNHLQPNPRTYISEKGYSFSKKTEVLLTKITPLRDSVHIIEGGDEMEE